CCTCGGGACTGCTGCTGGCCGCCGCCCTGCTGTCGGTTGGCGCGGGTGACCTTCGCGGTGGCGAACTTGAGGCTTGCCGCGACCTCCTCGGCCTCGACCTCGAAGACCGTCCGCTTTTCGCCCTCCTTCGTCTCGTATGAGCGCTGGCGGAGCTGGCCGACGACTACGACGCGCATGCCCTTGGACAGCGACTCGGCTACTTGCTCTGCCTGCTGGCGCCACACGTTGACGGTGAGGAACAGCGGCTCTTCGTCGACCCACGCGTTCGTGGTCTTGTCGAACTTGCGGGCGGTCGAGGCGACGCGGAACTTGGCCACCGCCGCGCCGGACGGGGTGAATCGGAGTTCTGGCTCGTCGACTACGTTGCCGACAAGGGTGATTACGGTTTCGTTGGCCATCTCATGCTGCTTTCTTGAGGGATTTCCGCTGCTCATAGGCAGTGCGGCTGGCGGCGGAGCAAGCTCGGCAGATCCGGCTCCCCGCAGGGTTGACGTACGTGTTCGCAGGCGTGAACGGGTGACCTCGATGGCAGGCGGACTTGCGCGCGTTCGCGGCGCTGAAGGACCGTCCTCGAAGCGTGTTGACGCGGCTGGTGACCGGTTCGAGGTGCCAGGGATTCACACACGCCCGGTTGCGGCAGAGGTGATCAAGCTCCAGTCGTGGCGGTATTTCTGCGCGCAGGAACTCGTAGCACCACCGATGGGCCTTGACCATGCGCTTCCGGTCGAGCCCTGCAGAGTTGCTGAGCAGTCCGTAGCCGGACCTGTCCACGGCACCTGTCCATGTCCAGCAGCCGTTGTCCTCGCGGACCTTCTCGAAGAACCGGGCCTCCGCTGATGGCCGCCGAGTGCCAGTGGCCGAACCGGTAGCCAGCTTTCGCTGGTAGTGCTTGGAGCAGAGGCCACCGGCACCCTTGCGACCGACCAGGTTGGAGCAGCCTTCGATAGCGCAGGGCCGCGAGCTGGCGGCCGTCTCGCTGCGCTTGATTCCTGCCATCAGGCTGTCCTCCTTTCTGCCGCCTTCGCGGCCCGGTAGTCGGTGGTGTTGCTCCGGCGCTTGCCGGAGCGGATGTGCCGGGCGTCGATTGCTGCCCAACTCGCGGCGTCCGGCGTGGGGGTGGTCCACGCGCCGGGGAGGGGGCCCTCGCCTTCGGGCGGCTCGGGCCGGCCCGCGACCGCTGCGGGCGTGTGGGCCGGGCAGCGGTAGCCGGGCAGGTACTCGCGGAGGTTCCGGGTGCTGTGGCAGTGGCGCTGTTCGGCGCCGATGAAGTGCCCGCACCGCAGCTCCTTGGCCTTCATGCCGCGAGCTCTTGTTCGGCCTTGGCTTGCTCGGTCTTGTAGGCGGCCGTGCACGGCGGGCATGGGGGAGGCACCTTCGAGTTCTTCCGGTGCCGGGTGTAGCCCTGCGGTGTTCCGCAGGTGCCAGTCCAATCGGGCTGGGCGGCGGGGTCGTCAATCGCGGCGCCGTCCCAGTGCATCGGCCCCGGCCACATCTCGCGCTCGGCCCGCCTGCGGGCGCTGACGGAGGGCCCTGCGGACCGCACGAGCCGTCTGTAAGCATCCGCCACCTGCTCGGCCTTGAAGGCTCGGAGCGTCGTCTGCGTGCCGGCGGCGAACCGCTGGACGAACGCGGGGTCGGAGCCGATGGCCAGGCCGATGGCCTGGATGTCGTGGCCGATCGCCATGAGCGCTCGGATGCGCCGCGAGGTGCCCGTGGCAGGGACCATCCGGCGGGGGCTGAGGACGTCGGAGGGCCGGACCCTGAGGATGCGCGCCTCGGTGCTGCTCCAGATCTGGGTGAGCTGGCCGCTGATGAGGTGCGCGACGGTGTGGACGGCGCAGTCGCTTTGGGCGGCGATCCGTTGTCGGTCGGCGCCCTGTGCGACGAGCCGCCGAACGTGGTCGGCCGCGGTCGCCGCGTCGACGGTCAGGGTTCGGCCAGTGCCGTTGAGGACACGGAGCCGCTTGCGGTACTGGCGGCGGGCGAGGATGCAGGGCTCGCAGCCGCAGCCGGGGATCTTCTTCTGCGGGCGGCCGACGGCGCGGGCGTAGGTGCCGTGTGGCGGGAGGGGTCGGGCGGGGGTCATCGGTCGGCCTCCGTCCGGAGGAGCCGTTCGATGGCGGCGATGCCCTTGCCGACCTCGACCTCGATCGGGTCCGCGGGCGTCTCAGCCGGGGTGCTGCGCCGGCCTGCCGCGGCGCCGATCGCGACCAGCGCGATGGAGCACCCGAGCAGGGCCCAGAACGTGATACCGCTGACGACGAGGAACGTCCTCACGCCGCCACCCCCAGGCACAGGGTCGGCCACTTGGCCTTCGCGAGCCGGGCCCGCTGGTGGGCCGGGACTACGAACCGGGGGTGGCCGAGCCAGTCCAGGCCGGCCTGTTGCAGCCACCACGCGTCGCACTGGTTGTCGTCGGCGAACACGACCCCCGCGGCCCTACGGGCCGCGGCCGACATATCGGCCTTGCCCGCCGCCCCGTTGTCCGTCGCGTAGGACTTGAGCGTCGCCGGGGAGACGAGCGCGTACGGGATGCCGGCCCGCACCAGTGCGGCGCGGGCGATTCCGTGGACCATGCCGGTGATCCCGGCGGACATGGCGTGCTTGGGCAGGTCCTCGATGACCGCGAGGTCGGCGCCTTCGGCGGCGATGCGGGCCATCGTGTCTGCGATCTGGACGAGGCGCCGGTCGCCGTCCTTGGTCTTGGTGGTGATGGTGAGAGTGGTTCCGTCGGGCATGCACACGCCGGTGGCGGTGAGGGACAGGTCGAGGCCGAGGATCCGCGGGGTCGTGTTCATGCGGCGCTCCCGACGGTGCGCAGCCCGAGGCTGTTCCAGAGGGTCGTGATGGGGAGCTTCTCGGTGGGCGCGTCGGGGTCGTACGTGGGCAGCGGGATGGCGGGCCCGCTGTCGGCCGGGGCGGGGGAGTAGATGGCGTCGCGGTTGGCGAGGTCCATACGCAGCTCGGTGCACCGGGCCGTCAGCTCATCGTTCTCCTCGATGAGGAATCGGTGTGCGTCGAGGACGAGGTCGCGGTCCTCGATGGCCTGCGCGAGCAGACGGATCTTCTTGTCGCGGTCGCACGCCAGGTCGATGATGAGCTCGTCGGCGCAGGCGAGCCGCTCGGTGAGCGCAGCGGCGCGGGCCTGCCAGTGGTCGCGCTCGGCCTCGACGACGCGGATGAAGTCGGCGGCGCGCCGGCGGCCGGTGCCGCGCAGCCAGTACGCGAAGGTCTGCTTGAGGTCCATGGTGGTGGGCTCCCTAGGCTGCGGGGTGGAGGGTCTGGGGCGACTGCTGGAGGTCGCGGTAGTGCGCCTCGTTCGCGGTCTGAAGGGTGGCGAGCTGCCGGTCCTGCAGGGCGGTCCGCTCGTTCGCGGCGCGGAGCTCAACGGCGGTCCGGCGGAGGTCTGTCTGCAGGGCCTGGATGATGCGTTGCTGCCGGCTGGCGTAGGCCCGATGGGCGGTGAGCGCCCGCCGGAGGAGGGCCTTGCCGCGGAGCTCGGCGGCGGCCTGGCCGAGCTTGTGCTGGGCTAGGCGCCGCTCAGAAGCGATCCGGTCATCGCCGAAGCGTTCGGCGCGGTTGTGCCACTCGGCGGTCTTGTCGCGCTGTTCATCGCGCTGCTGGCGCGTGAGGCGCAGCGCCCGGGTCAGGTCCGCGACCTCCACCTTCAGCGCGCGTATGCGGCGCTGCTTCCTACCGAACACGGCTACCTCCAGCGATTCCCGGGGTGAGAGCGACATTGAGGGCGAGCAGGCCGCGGCCAATCGCGATGGCGACGGCCTGCGTCGGGTTCGCGGCGTCGAGCTGCTCCATCGCGGTCTTCAGGTGCCTGCGAGCGGTGTGGACGCTGATGTCCATCTCCCGTGCGATGGCGGGCATGTCCAGGCCGCGGGCGAGGATCCTGAGCACGTCCACACCGAGGGGGCTGACGTCGAGCAGGCCGTGCGGGTGGGCGGTCACGACGTCACCGCCGTCATCGGGAAAGGGCGCATCGGCCACGACCCGTCGATCACCTTGTCCGGGTCCCCGCCCTGCTCCGGCGTGGCCTTCGTCCGGAACCACTCCTGCAGCCCGGCCTGCTGCTCCCGACGCCACGTCTGCTGCGCCTCGTACAGGCCTGCCGGCCCGCGGTCAGCGAGCCACGGGTACCGCTCGAACTGGGCCTCGGCGATGAGCAGCGCCGCGAGCGCGTCAGCCTGGGCCGTGTGCCAGTCGGTGATCTCGATGCCGTACACGTCGGCGGTCGGCTGGAGCTTCCGCATCCCTGAGCCCTTGCGGTACCGGTCGACCTGCTTGTCGATGACGTGAGGATCGATCAGCGCGGGCGCCGCGATGCCGACCAGGCGCTCGGTCATCGGCGCGAGTCCGTGGCGGCGCAGATCCCTGTCGAACACGGTCCAGTCGAAGCTGAGGTTGAACGCGACGATCGGCATGCCGTAGGCGATGGCGCGGGTCAGCATGTCCGCGATCTCCTCCAGCGCGACCTTCGGGTCCTGCCCCTCGGCCTGGGCCTGCTCGGTGGTGATGCCGTGGATTGCGGTGGCCTCGGCGGGGATCTCGACGCCGGGGTTGATCAGCCACGTGTAGTCCTGGGCGGGCTTGTTGCCGCCGCGGAAGACCAGCGCTGCGGTGACGATGCGGGCGGTCTCCGGATCGGGGCTGGTGGTCTCGGTGTCGAAGCCGGCCCGGCGGATGCTCTTCAAGCTCATGGGGGTCCTCCTTCCTGGAGGTGGGGAGGGAAGGGCCGCCCGCGGTCACGGTGCGGGCGGCCCCAGAGGTCAGCGGCCGCGCGAACCGGGCTGCGCCACCGACGGCCAGGACTGCTGGCCAGGGCCAGCCAGCGCGGGCTCCGGCTCCTCGACGAGCTCGGCCTCAACCGCCCCGTCCTCATCCGGCACCGGCTCCGCACCCTCGGCGTCCATCCGGGCGGCGATCGCCATCAACTGCTGCGACAGCGGATCCGAGCCCTCAGGGCTGACATGGCCGGCCTCACGGGCCCGCCGCCACACATCCCGCACGTCCTCGGACGTCAACCCGCCCTCGGCCTCCGCGATGTAGTCCGGCCGCGGCGCCTCGATCGCCAGCGCCTCCGACGACGCCCCCGGGTTGAGCGCGACCGCCGTGGACAGCGGGCCCGACAGGGCCTGCCGCGGCGTCACACCGCGCAGCTCGACCACCACCACGGGGAACCGCTTCGTCTTGCCTTCCGCGACGCGCTGCCGCGGCTCGATCCGCAGGTTGACCGGGAGGAAGCCACGGCCGTTCGTGCCGGCGAGGATCATGTCGACCATCGCGCCCCACTCCGCGGCGGCGTAGAACGAGTGCGTTTGCGCCCGCCACATGCCCATGCCGGTCAGGTCCGGCAGCATCACGTTCAGCCGTGACGTCGCCTTGCAGACCCTCTCCTTGGGCTGCAGGTGCCAGTCCTCACCGAACTGGGCGAGGCACAGGCACGGCTTGCGGGAGATCAGCTCCGTCTGGCCGTCGCACCTGCGGGCGCATCCGCCCTTGGTCCACATCTCGTTGTACTGGTTGAGCGGATCGCCGGGGGTGATTAGGGCCTCGATCGACTCGGCTTCGGTGATGACTCGCCACTGCTCCGTGGTCTGGTTCAGCGGCTTCCACTGCTCGGGCTTGCCGCCCCACAGCTCGGCCGCGGCACGGACGTGTTCCTCGGAGTGGGAGCTGACGACCCACGTTCGGGAGCGGACGGGCCGGTTGCCCTGGGTGTAGCCGGTGCGGAGCCTGCCGTGCTCGGCAGCCCGGGCCTGGATGTTCAAGAGCCGTGAGCCCATGTCAGGCCGCCTTTCCAGCAGGCCGCGCCTGCGGCGGCATGAGAGCGGGGTACGAGGACGGGGCGGCGTGGTGCCACCGGGCGTTGGCCAGGGCCCCGCGGAACGCGGCGAACGCCTTCCGGTCGCCGGGCATCGGCACCAGCGCGTGGGACTTCTGCCGCAGGTTGAGGACACCGGTCCGCTCGATGGGCGGCATGGGCTCCTCCGTGTCGTCCGGGAGGAGCGCGCACTCGGCGAACCGTAGGGCGGCGAGCTGCTGCGCGTTCTCCTTGTAGACGGACTTCGCGGAGCGGGTGGCCGAGGTCTTGTAGTCGATGAGCCACATCTCCCGGCGGCCGCCCGGGCCGGTCGGCAGCCAGATCATCAGGTCGGCGGTGCCGGCGTAGCCGAGCCGGCGGTGCAGCACGGTGATCTCGGTAGCGACGACGTCGCGGTGGACGTCGATACCCCACTCGGCGAGCCACGCCTCGAACTGGGTGACGTAGGGGCGGATCGTGAGGTCGGCCGGGACCGGCGCCCCGAGGAGCCGGTTCTCGGCGGCCGCGTGGATCCGGGTACCGAGGTCCGCGGCCCGGTCGCGGGCGTCGATGTGGACGGCCTTGATGTCGCGGACGAGCGCCGCCCGGTCGGTGATGACCCGGGCCGCGACGTCGGCGAGGTTGCCGAGCACCCACTCGACGGTGAGCTTCACGGCCCACGGCATCAGGGCCTTCTTGCTGACGGACGTGTCGAGGACGTTCGTCACGCTGATCAGGGCCGGCCCGCCGGCGGGGTCGGTGTAGTAACGGCCGTTCTCGGTGGCGTGCGCGTGCTTCGGGTCGGTCATGCCACCGCTCCCTGCGTGTCGCCCTGCCGGGGGATCCGCGGGCCTGCCGCCCGCGCCAGCGCATCCACGACCTGCCAGGCGTGAGTGAACGTGAGCTGCTGCTCCGCCCCGCCCAGGTCCTCGATCAGGGCGTCGAGCTTCTCGTCCCGGGCGTGCTCGGCGTGACCGCGCCCGTCGAGGGTGTGCTCCGCCCGGGCCGAGTCCGACAGCTGCGAGATCTCCAGCAGCGCCTCGCCCACGCCTTCCGGGTCCTCGCTGAACTGGTCCGCGAGCGTGGTCAGCAGCGCCCTCATCAGGGCCGACGTGTCCAGCTCGATCGCGAGACCAGTGCGGCGCACCCGCACCGGCAGGGCCGCGTACACCGACGCCGTCGGCTGGACGAGGAGGTTGGCCTCCTCCAGCCGGTGCGCCATCGCCGTGTAGGGGTCGGGCGCCTGCCGCGTCTCGAACGAGGTTGAGGCCAGGACGTCCGCAGCCGCGCGGATCTTCGGGTTGGTGCTCACGCCGCCACCGCCAGACACAGCTGCGGGACGGTCACCTGGACGGCCAGCTGGTGGAGGAAGCTGGCCACGCTCGCGGCGGTCCGCTGCTCCTCGTCGTTCCAGTACGCGAGGTGCTCGACGTAGTCGTCGACGCCGTCCGTGGCCGGCGGCTCGGTCGGCAGCTGCCGGGACGCGAACTGCAGCGCGGCGTCGACGAGGGCCGAGGTCTCCAGCGGGTGCCCGGTCGCGGCGATACGGATCGCGCCGACGAAGTCGGCCGGCCGGTCCTGGTGCGGGGTGGAGGCGTAGCGCGGGCGGCCGTAGCTGTCGATGTCGGGGGCGTAGAAGGCGCCCTTGTGGTAGCCGTGGCGGCTGATGTGCTGGGCGGCGCGGGTGAAGATGCCCGCGAGTTCGCTAGGGTTGTGCATTGCGGTCCCCTTCGTAGGAGTGGGCCGTGGGGTCGTCCGGGTCGCTTCCGGGCGGCCCTTTGTTCTGTCAGGCGGCGAGCGGAGTCGCCTTGGCCGCGGCCTGCTGCCGCTGGCGGATGATGAGCTGCTCGATGGCGTCGACCGAGCCGAGCCGGTGCCCCGGGTAGTAGGCGGCTTCAGCGGCCTGTCGGGGCGTCAGCGCGTCGCGGGCGGCACGGGCTTCGGCGAAGACGATCGCGGCGCCCCGGATGGCGGCGGCGCGGGTGATGTCGGCGCTCATGCTGCGGCCGGCAGGTCGTCGGCGACGAGGAGGTCGTCGGCGCTGAGGCCGTACGCGCGGCGGAACCGCATGAGCGTGGCGGCCTGGGGTAGGCACTTGCCGTTGGTGAGCCTGGAGAGCGTGGACTTGCTGAGCCCCGTACGTCCGGCGATCTGGTAGTCGCTGGTGTCGCCGTGTTCGGCGGCGGCTGTGCGGAGGCGCTGGGTATTGAGGCGCATGGGGGCTTCGTGGCGCATGGGGGTTTCCCTCCCTTCACGTAGTTCCACATCTGGGAGTAGTTCCGGATGTGGAATCAACGTAGGCCCAGTGGGGCCCCGTGCGCAAGTACTTCCACATGTGGAAGTTAGGCGATTCCTGGGGGTTGTGCTCGTCCAGCTCCGCGCTACCGCTGTACGCTGCTGCCTCAACAGGCAGGTTCCACTTATGGAACTACTGCCGCGTGCGGCTGCACTCCCGATAAGCTGCGGCCCGGGAGAGGTGACACTTACATGACCATTTCAGAGCAGTACGCGGCATGGCTCGCCAACGCCATGCGAAGCGCCGGCCTCGACATCGACCGCCAGCGAGGCGGTGGCCGGAAGGCGCTCGCCGAAGCCATCGGCGTCTCCGGCAGCACCGTCGCACGGTGGCTCGACGCCAAGGCCGTGCCCAGCCCCGAGTACTTCGAGCCCATCGCCGACACGGTCGGGGTGCCAGTAGTCAACATGCTGATTGAAAGTGGAATCATTTCGGCCGAATCAGTGACGCCACAGACACATACAGGCGTACGATCTCAGCCCATCACCCCCGCGCAAGCGGCCGACGAACTCGGCCTCACGGACCCCGTGGAGCGAGCACGCTTCATGCGAGACCTCGCACGCCGAAACCGTCGCCACCTGCGCATTGCCGAGGACGAGGGCGAAGCAGGGGGTGCCGTCGCGCACTAAGTGGGGAGCCCGGGTGACCACAAAGACCATCGCTCGCAACATGGCCGGATTTACGCTCCCTCTTGGAGCGATAGCCGAGGGCCTCGCAATCACCCGCACCCACGTCCCCGCCGCTATAGCAGGCCTGGCGGTCCTGATCGTAGGTGTCGCGGCAATCGTCACCCTTGTCATCGACGCAGCCATCCGCGACACCTCCGAGGACCGCCGTAACCTCCACGCTGCCCAGGCGCGCGCCACCGACGAGTACACCCGCTGCATCGCCATGCGAGCCGTCCTCGACGCCGAGACGGACCGCGTCCTGCGCGGAGCAGAGCAAGCCGAGGCCGCGCGCGAGCGGTCCTACCAGTCGCGCCTCGAAGAGCTCGTCGCCAACGTTGAGGACATGCGCGCCTCAATCAAGCGGGAGGGTTACGAGCTGGCCCTCGACCACATGGAGCGCGGCATACTCACCCTGCCCGCCCAGCAGTCAAGCGGCTCCGCACAGGTCATCGCGATGCCTCAGCGGCCCGTAGGCTCAACCGCATCAGGCCAGGAAGTCAACGTCCCGTCATAGTCCGCCAGGGGGAATCGATGCCGC
The window above is part of the Kitasatospora sp. HUAS MG31 genome. Proteins encoded here:
- a CDS encoding helix-turn-helix domain-containing protein, with translation MTISEQYAAWLANAMRSAGLDIDRQRGGGRKALAEAIGVSGSTVARWLDAKAVPSPEYFEPIADTVGVPVVNMLIESGIISAESVTPQTHTGVRSQPITPAQAADELGLTDPVERARFMRDLARRNRRHLRIAEDEGEAGGAVAH
- a CDS encoding response regulator transcription factor, with protein sequence MADAPFPDDGGDVVTAHPHGLLDVSPLGVDVLRILARGLDMPAIAREMDISVHTARRHLKTAMEQLDAANPTQAVAIAIGRGLLALNVALTPGIAGGSRVR
- a CDS encoding single-stranded DNA-binding protein; this translates as MANETVITLVGNVVDEPELRFTPSGAAVAKFRVASTARKFDKTTNAWVDEEPLFLTVNVWRQQAEQVAESLSKGMRVVVVGQLRQRSYETKEGEKRTVFEVEAEEVAASLKFATAKVTRANRQQGGGQQQSRGSQDPWASQGQPAQGSGGWGSPQSQGGGQEPPF
- a CDS encoding helix-turn-helix domain-containing protein; translation: MRHEAPMRLNTQRLRTAAAEHGDTSDYQIAGRTGLSKSTLSRLTNGKCLPQAATLMRFRRAYGLSADDLLVADDLPAAA
- a CDS encoding exonuclease domain-containing protein, which produces MSLKSIRRAGFDTETTSPDPETARIVTAALVFRGGNKPAQDYTWLINPGVEIPAEATAIHGITTEQAQAEGQDPKVALEEIADMLTRAIAYGMPIVAFNLSFDWTVFDRDLRRHGLAPMTERLVGIAAPALIDPHVIDKQVDRYRKGSGMRKLQPTADVYGIEITDWHTAQADALAALLIAEAQFERYPWLADRGPAGLYEAQQTWRREQQAGLQEWFRTKATPEQGGDPDKVIDGSWPMRPFPMTAVTS
- a CDS encoding Holliday junction endonuclease; translated protein: MNTTPRILGLDLSLTATGVCMPDGTTLTITTKTKDGDRRLVQIADTMARIAAEGADLAVIEDLPKHAMSAGITGMVHGIARAALVRAGIPYALVSPATLKSYATDNGAAGKADMSAAARRAAGVVFADDNQCDAWWLQQAGLDWLGHPRFVVPAHQRARLAKAKWPTLCLGVAA
- a CDS encoding DUF6197 family protein, producing the protein MHNPSELAGIFTRAAQHISRHGYHKGAFYAPDIDSYGRPRYASTPHQDRPADFVGAIRIAATGHPLETSALVDAALQFASRQLPTEPPATDGVDDYVEHLAYWNDEEQRTAASVASFLHQLAVQVTVPQLCLAVAA
- a CDS encoding HNH endonuclease signature motif containing protein — protein: MAGIKRSETAASSRPCAIEGCSNLVGRKGAGGLCSKHYQRKLATGSATGTRRPSAEARFFEKVREDNGCWTWTGAVDRSGYGLLSNSAGLDRKRMVKAHRWCYEFLRAEIPPRLELDHLCRNRACVNPWHLEPVTSRVNTLRGRSFSAANARKSACHRGHPFTPANTYVNPAGSRICRACSAASRTAYEQRKSLKKAA